In the genome of Streptomyces collinus, one region contains:
- a CDS encoding MFS transporter has protein sequence MTASAEGGRNQGTQQDGYEPDPKRWRALWVTLVAGFMSLLDVSIVAVALPTIQQELHASAAEVQWVVSGYALSFGLALVTAGRLGDALDRRRIFLVALSGFVLCSAACGAAPNITLLVVARLAQGLAAGFMAPQNSALIQQMFRGAERGRAFGFFGATVGISSGIGPLAGGLILALADGAQGWRWIFYVNVPIGILALLLGRRLLPRTRRSGREHVDLPGVALLGLGVLALMYPLVQAETGGLVRLWWMFPAGAALLFVFTRRQRRLVDRGTQPLLDPRLFTTVRGYAVGAGVGTLYFIGFSGVWLVFALFYQRGLGFSPLESGLAVTPFALGSAFAAAVSGRLVDRLGRLLTVGGLTGVILGLGGAALLLRFAPLDIAPWIAAPVLFLGGVGGGCVISPNITMTLRDVPVHMAGAAGGALQTGQRLGAAVGTAALPGLYYLVLGSRSDDYRGALFLAMVAGLVGMAASLALAAYDWRRDRRAGEQHRACPDDIAHSPVHARQT, from the coding sequence GTGACAGCGTCGGCGGAGGGCGGCCGGAACCAGGGCACGCAGCAGGACGGGTACGAGCCGGACCCGAAGCGGTGGCGGGCCCTGTGGGTCACGCTGGTGGCCGGCTTCATGAGCCTGCTGGACGTGTCGATCGTGGCGGTCGCCCTGCCCACCATCCAGCAGGAGCTGCACGCCTCCGCGGCCGAGGTGCAGTGGGTGGTGTCCGGCTACGCCCTCTCCTTCGGCCTGGCCCTCGTCACCGCCGGCCGCCTCGGCGACGCCCTGGACCGGCGCCGCATCTTCCTCGTCGCCCTCAGCGGCTTCGTGCTGTGCAGCGCGGCCTGCGGAGCGGCCCCGAACATCACGCTGCTGGTGGTGGCCCGGCTCGCCCAGGGCCTGGCGGCCGGCTTCATGGCCCCGCAGAACTCCGCGCTCATCCAGCAGATGTTCCGGGGTGCCGAACGCGGCCGCGCCTTCGGCTTCTTCGGCGCCACCGTCGGCATCTCCTCCGGCATCGGCCCCCTCGCCGGCGGCCTGATCCTGGCGCTGGCCGACGGCGCCCAGGGCTGGCGGTGGATCTTCTACGTCAACGTCCCCATCGGCATCCTCGCGCTCCTCCTCGGACGCCGCCTGCTGCCCCGCACCCGGCGCTCCGGACGGGAACACGTCGACCTGCCCGGCGTCGCGCTCCTCGGCCTCGGGGTCCTCGCGCTCATGTACCCACTGGTGCAGGCGGAGACCGGCGGCCTCGTCCGGCTGTGGTGGATGTTCCCGGCCGGCGCCGCGCTCCTGTTCGTCTTCACCCGCCGGCAGCGCCGCCTCGTGGACCGCGGTACCCAGCCGCTGCTCGACCCGCGCCTGTTCACCACCGTGCGCGGATACGCCGTCGGCGCGGGCGTCGGCACGCTCTACTTCATCGGCTTCAGCGGCGTCTGGCTGGTCTTCGCCCTCTTCTACCAGCGCGGCCTCGGCTTCTCCCCGCTCGAATCCGGCCTCGCCGTGACGCCCTTCGCCCTCGGCTCGGCGTTCGCGGCCGCCGTCTCGGGCCGGCTGGTGGACCGGCTGGGCCGGCTGCTCACGGTGGGCGGGCTCACGGGCGTGATCCTCGGCCTGGGCGGCGCCGCGCTGCTGCTGCGCTTCGCGCCCCTCGACATCGCGCCCTGGATCGCCGCCCCGGTCCTGTTCCTCGGCGGCGTCGGCGGCGGATGCGTGATCTCCCCCAACATCACCATGACGCTGCGCGACGTGCCCGTGCACATGGCGGGAGCGGCGGGCGGCGCCCTGCAGACCGGGCAGCGGCTCGGCGCCGCGGTGGGCACCGCCGCCCTGCCCGGCCTCTACTACCTGGTGCTCGGCAGCAGGAGCGACGACTACCGCGGTGCCCTCTTCCTCGCGATGGTCGCCGGGCTCGTCGGCATGGCCGCGTCCCTGGCTCTCGCGGCGTACGACTGGCGGCGCGACCGGCGGGCCGGGGAGCAGCACCGCGCCTGCCCGGACGACATCGCCCACAGCCCCGTGCACGCCCGGCAGACCTGA
- a CDS encoding aromatic ring-hydroxylating oxygenase subunit alpha yields MTETDEAGAFSAGTAWPSAHRDPSTGMVDLRRVGAHPDHWYPVALSKNVRSTRTFATSFAGERIALYRGESGTVYALEDRCAHRQVPLSMGVVEGEALRCCYHAWAYRGDGRISQIPYLSKGDGRPPRGVRGYPVREAYGLVFVFPGDPDKAAAAPLPDLPAFGSPRYRTMTYSRTVRCHYSFMHENLLDMNHQFFHRGVVGRLRPELLDSRTDERSVEARYLFSHAGGKRNRGASLLASEGIGGSDSRDVMTIRTEYPYQTLDLVPENTERPAFRLWAAYVPEDAEQRRCHTFGLLMIEKPRVPGALQLAWPLIRRFTERVFAEDRMAVEAEQRAWDEQGEDRNREVFSLILDVREVLRTNGVPIRPRAVACGAASMCGGHDRGPVPGVDAGAP; encoded by the coding sequence ATGACCGAGACCGACGAGGCCGGGGCCTTCTCCGCCGGGACCGCATGGCCCTCGGCGCACCGCGATCCGAGTACCGGCATGGTCGACCTCCGGCGCGTCGGGGCGCACCCGGACCACTGGTACCCGGTCGCACTGTCGAAGAACGTGCGCAGCACGCGGACGTTCGCGACATCGTTCGCCGGCGAGCGCATCGCGCTCTACCGCGGGGAGAGCGGCACCGTGTACGCGCTGGAGGACCGGTGCGCACACCGTCAGGTGCCGCTGAGCATGGGCGTCGTGGAGGGCGAGGCACTGCGCTGCTGCTACCACGCGTGGGCCTACCGGGGCGACGGCCGCATCTCGCAGATCCCCTACCTCTCCAAGGGCGACGGCCGGCCGCCGCGCGGCGTGCGCGGCTACCCCGTCCGCGAGGCGTACGGCCTGGTGTTCGTGTTCCCCGGCGACCCGGACAAGGCCGCCGCCGCCCCGCTGCCCGACCTGCCGGCGTTCGGCTCGCCGCGGTACAGGACGATGACGTACTCCCGGACCGTGCGCTGCCACTACTCGTTCATGCACGAGAACCTCCTCGACATGAACCACCAGTTCTTCCACCGGGGCGTGGTGGGCAGACTCCGTCCCGAACTGCTCGACTCCCGGACCGACGAGCGGTCCGTGGAGGCCAGGTACCTGTTCAGCCACGCCGGGGGCAAACGGAACCGCGGGGCCAGCCTGCTGGCCTCCGAGGGCATCGGCGGCAGCGACTCCCGCGACGTCATGACGATCCGCACCGAGTACCCGTACCAGACCCTCGACCTGGTCCCGGAGAACACCGAACGGCCGGCCTTCCGGCTCTGGGCCGCCTATGTGCCCGAGGACGCCGAGCAGCGCAGATGTCACACGTTCGGCCTTCTCATGATCGAGAAGCCGCGGGTTCCCGGCGCTCTGCAACTGGCCTGGCCGCTCATCAGGCGTTTCACCGAGCGGGTGTTCGCCGAGGACCGGATGGCCGTCGAGGCCGAGCAGCGGGCCTGGGACGAGCAGGGCGAGGACCGCAACCGCGAGGTGTTCTCCCTGATCCTGGACGTCCGGGAGGTGCTGCGCACCAACGGCGTCCCGATCCGCCCCCGGGCCGTCGCGTGCGGCGCCGCCTCGATGTGCGGCGGCCATGACCGCGGGCCGGTTCCGGGAGTGGACGCCGGCGCCCCCTGA
- the proP gene encoding glycine betaine/L-proline transporter ProP: MAATDNDESVDPAAVRRHRVLFRAIEKRRHPKLRRSDITVTDDAAVKRATKAAALGNAMEWYDFGIYSYLASTIGRVFFPSGNDTAQLLGSFATFAVAFLVRPLGGMVFGPLGDKVGRKRILSLTMIMMAVGTFAIGLVPSHAAIGLWAPALLIFFRLVQGFSTGGEYGGASTFIAEYAPDKRRGFFGSFLELGTLAGYVGASGLVVLLQTLLSDDQMLSWGWRVPFLVAAPLGLIGLYLRLKLDETPAFQKLEGGRAKASEAADAVETSAASDLGKIFTRYWRPLLLCLALVAAYNITDYMLLSYMPTYLSDELGYGTNHGLLILVVVMVVQMLLINQVGRLSDRFGRKPLLMTGMLGFLFLSLPSFWLIRQGNVVLITLGLLLMGLSLLPMLGTMSAALPAIFPTQVRYGSLSVAYNLATSVFGGTTPLVITALISTFDSTLMPAYYATGAAVIGVIAVLCMRETANKPLAGSPPSVATEAEARELVRAQSPQPKF; this comes from the coding sequence ATGGCTGCGACCGACAACGACGAGTCGGTGGATCCCGCGGCTGTGAGACGACACCGGGTGCTGTTCCGGGCGATCGAGAAACGCCGTCACCCGAAGCTGCGCCGCAGCGACATCACGGTGACCGACGACGCGGCGGTCAAACGCGCCACCAAGGCCGCCGCCCTCGGCAACGCCATGGAGTGGTACGACTTCGGCATCTACAGCTATCTGGCGTCGACCATCGGAAGGGTCTTCTTCCCCTCCGGCAACGACACCGCCCAGCTGCTCGGGTCCTTCGCGACGTTCGCCGTGGCCTTCCTGGTGCGCCCCTTGGGCGGCATGGTCTTCGGACCGCTCGGGGACAAGGTCGGGCGCAAGCGCATCCTCTCCCTCACCATGATCATGATGGCGGTGGGGACCTTCGCCATCGGCCTGGTCCCCTCGCACGCCGCGATCGGTCTGTGGGCCCCGGCCCTGCTGATCTTCTTCCGGCTGGTGCAGGGCTTCTCGACCGGCGGGGAGTACGGGGGCGCCTCGACGTTCATCGCCGAGTACGCGCCCGACAAGCGGCGCGGCTTCTTCGGCAGCTTCCTGGAGCTCGGCACGCTCGCCGGCTACGTCGGGGCCTCCGGCCTCGTCGTCCTCCTGCAAACGCTCCTCAGCGACGACCAGATGCTGTCGTGGGGCTGGCGCGTGCCGTTCCTGGTCGCGGCCCCGCTCGGCCTCATCGGGCTCTACCTGCGGCTCAAGCTGGACGAGACGCCCGCCTTCCAGAAGCTGGAGGGCGGCCGGGCGAAGGCGAGCGAGGCCGCCGACGCCGTGGAGACCTCGGCCGCCTCCGACCTCGGCAAGATCTTCACCCGGTACTGGCGGCCGCTGCTGCTGTGCCTCGCGCTGGTCGCGGCGTACAACATCACCGACTACATGCTGCTGTCGTACATGCCGACGTACCTGTCCGACGAGCTGGGCTACGGCACCAACCACGGCCTGCTGATCCTGGTCGTGGTGATGGTGGTGCAGATGCTCCTCATCAACCAGGTCGGGCGGCTCTCGGACCGCTTCGGGCGCAAGCCGCTGCTGATGACGGGGATGCTCGGATTCCTGTTCCTGTCCCTGCCGTCGTTCTGGCTCATCAGGCAGGGCAACGTCGTCCTCATCACCCTGGGCCTGCTGCTGATGGGGCTCTCCCTGCTGCCGATGCTCGGCACGATGTCGGCGGCGCTCCCGGCGATATTCCCCACGCAGGTGCGCTACGGCTCGCTCTCGGTGGCCTACAACCTGGCCACCTCGGTCTTCGGCGGTACGACACCGCTGGTGATCACCGCCCTGATCAGCACCTTCGACTCGACCCTCATGCCGGCGTACTACGCCACCGGCGCCGCGGTCATCGGCGTCATCGCCGTGCTGTGCATGCGCGAGACCGCCAACAAGCCGCTGGCCGGTTCCCCGCCGTCCGTGGCGACGGAGGCGGAGGCGCGGGAACTGGTCCGGGCGCAGTCCCCGCAGCCCAAGTTCTGA